ATCAATAACAGTCCCACAAAAACGTGCAAACCGTGGAACCCAGTCATGATATAAAAGCAGTTGGCGAAGACGTTGGTAGTCAGTCCGTATCCTAATGTTGAATACTCATAAACCTGACCACCCAAGAAAATTGCCCCCATGAGTGCAGTAATTGCATACCACAGTTGCATTCCCTTGACGTTATTTTTTTTAATCGCTGTATCACCGAAGTGAATCACGAAGCTACTAGACACCAGAATAATGGTGTTAATTGTCGGCACAAGTAGTTCTACTTCACTTCCTTCTGGAGGCCAAACTGCTGTAGTACCCCGGAAAAATAAGTAAGTAGCAAAAAATCCCCCAAACATTAGGGATTCAGAGGCAAGGAACGTTAATAGACCCCAAACTCTTAAATCTGGATGTTCTTCGTGTCCTGCGCTGTGATCTTCGCTTGTCGTAGCTACGGTCATATTGTTTACCCTTAAAGGTGAAGCGTCGGGCAATTGAATTCTTCACAATCTTGATTTTCTTGTGGGATGGATTTTCGGATGTCCAAACCCACAAGAGTTATTTCTTAACTAAGTACAGCATTTCATGAATTCGTAGCGAATTAAATTTAGCAATACCCGACAATGTTAATTCGTTGGCTTGCATTGTGAATGCATCGGCTTGCATTATGAATGCGTCGGCTTGCATTAAAAACGCTACGCTTTTACGCAAACAAAGCTGTACTAAGCACTAGCTTCCGGTGTTGCAGATGGCTGTATTTCCGTACTATGACCGTGACCGTAGTCATAAGGGCCATGAGTCACAATGGGCAAAACTTCCCAGTTTTCAATTGCTGGTGGTGAGCTAGTTGTCCATTCTAAGGTCAAAGCTTGCCAAGGATTATCACCAGCCAAAGGCCCTTTCAGCCAACTGTAGATGATGTTGATGGCAAAAGGAATTACTGATATCGCCAAAACAAATGAACCAAAGGTACAAATCTGATTGAGGTCAATAAATTGGGGGTCATACATTGCCACTCGTCGGGGCATTCCTTTCAAACCCAATTCGTGCATAGGTAAGAAAGTAAGATTAGTGCCGATAAAAGTGAGGGCGAAATGAACGCGTCCCCAAGCTTCATTCAGCATTCGTCCGGTCATTTTGGGGAACCAGTGATAAATGCCGGCGTAGATGCCAAACACGGAACCGCCAAACAGAACGTAGTGAAAATGTCCGACTACATAATATGTGTCGTGGACGTGAACATCAAAGGGGGCTGTTCCCATTGTCACACCGCTTAAGCCGCCCATGACAAACATGGATAACAAGCCAATGGCGAAAAGCATCGCTGTGGTGAAGCGAATTTTACCACCCCATAGGGTAGCAACCCAGGCAAAAATCTTCACGCCAGTGGGAACTGCAACTATCAGGGTAGAGATGGTGAAGAACATCCGCATCCAACCGGGTGTACCACTGGTAAACATGTGGTGTACCCAGACAAACAAACCGACAACGCAGATGGCGACACTAGAATAAGCGATCGCTTTATAACCAAAGATTGGCTTGCGGGCGTGGACTGGAATCACCTCGGACATAATACCGAAGATGGGCAGAATCATTAAATATACTGCCGGGTGAGAATAAAACCAGAACAAGTGTTGATAAATTACAACGTTACCGCCTGCATCTGGTTTAAAGAAGGAGGTACCAAAGTTGAGGTCAAATAACAGCAGAATTAAACCGGCTGCTAATACAGGTGTGGAGAGAAGCGCCAGTAGGGAGGTTGCCAAGATTGCCCAGCAAAATAAGGGCACTTGATCCCATTTCATGCTGGGAACCTTCATCATCAAAATGGTGATCACAAAGTTCAGTGAACCCAAAATTGAAGAAGTTCCCACCAAGACGATCGCTAATATCCACATAGTTTGAGCGATTGGTGCTGTCACCAAACTCAATGGTGGGTAAGCTGTCCAACCAGATTGGGAACCGCCAAAAAAGAAACTACCTAATATCAGCGCACCGGCTGGGGGATTTAACCAAAAGGCGATCGCATTTA
This Nostoc sp. C052 DNA region includes the following protein-coding sequences:
- the ctaD gene encoding cytochrome c oxidase subunit I, with the protein product MTQVEFPRNTPPEENKPEMVAGHTSHLKAWKWQDYFTFNVDHKVIGIQYLVTAFVFYLIGGLMAVAIRAELATPDADLLDPNLYNAFMTNHGTIMIFLWIVPSAIGGFGNFLVPLMVGARDMAFPKLNAIAFWLNPPAGALILGSFFFGGSQSGWTAYPPLSLVTAPIAQTMWILAIVLVGTSSILGSLNFVITILMMKVPSMKWDQVPLFCWAILATSLLALLSTPVLAAGLILLLFDLNFGTSFFKPDAGGNVVIYQHLFWFYSHPAVYLMILPIFGIMSEVIPVHARKPIFGYKAIAYSSVAICVVGLFVWVHHMFTSGTPGWMRMFFTISTLIVAVPTGVKIFAWVATLWGGKIRFTTAMLFAIGLLSMFVMGGLSGVTMGTAPFDVHVHDTYYVVGHFHYVLFGGSVFGIYAGIYHWFPKMTGRMLNEAWGRVHFALTFIGTNLTFLPMHELGLKGMPRRVAMYDPQFIDLNQICTFGSFVLAISVIPFAINIIYSWLKGPLAGDNPWQALTLEWTTSSPPAIENWEVLPIVTHGPYDYGHGHSTEIQPSATPEASA
- a CDS encoding heme-copper oxidase subunit III, giving the protein MTVATTSEDHSAGHEEHPDLRVWGLLTFLASESLMFGGFFATYLFFRGTTAVWPPEGSEVELLVPTINTIILVSSSFVIHFGDTAIKKNNVKGMQLWYAITALMGAIFLGGQVYEYSTLGYGLTTNVFANCFYIMTGFHGLHVFVGLLLILRVLWRSRLPGEYSATNHTFIEMAEIYWHFVDIIWIVLFTLVYVLTLF